In one Tindallia californiensis genomic region, the following are encoded:
- a CDS encoding CapA family protein, whose translation MTRTERRKKRQQQSRKRYLLLMVTILIPVLLLGLNFSEYLASSMEGMVFSEERIEVEEDPEIGDENHSMEKNKESSSEEASLPETMVSEDEKIKVVFLGDTMMDGNVAGAMDQHGMDYPLREFAPVLQEADLIVANLETAVGTSGNLMEEKSYAFQTDPAYLKLFEPYKDKLIFTLANNHGMDGPVMETIHALEREGFHFVGIGRDRREAFAPYVAEINGVSMAIFGASRVIPVAEWRATDSTPGMATVYSPEPLVGYVEEWSEKVDYVVPYLHWGQELEEKPDKHQLALKEALEAAGANIIIGSHPHVLQAMEWKAPKSFTAYSLGNFVFTTSHTALANDTVALEMTLTSEAIEEVKVYPAEIRFGLVRYLKKEEERARILDRLNQISPKLFFTPEGIVEKKQ comes from the coding sequence ATGACTCGAACAGAAAGACGCAAAAAAAGGCAACAACAATCTCGAAAACGATATCTTTTATTAATGGTGACCATCCTAATTCCTGTTTTGTTGTTAGGGTTGAATTTTTCGGAGTATCTAGCAAGTTCTATGGAAGGGATGGTATTTTCCGAAGAAAGAATTGAGGTAGAAGAGGATCCGGAAATAGGAGATGAAAATCATTCGATGGAAAAGAATAAGGAATCATCCTCGGAAGAAGCGAGCCTTCCGGAAACAATGGTTTCTGAAGATGAAAAAATAAAAGTTGTTTTTCTTGGAGATACAATGATGGATGGAAACGTTGCAGGAGCTATGGATCAACATGGGATGGACTATCCTCTCCGAGAATTTGCACCGGTATTGCAAGAGGCAGATCTGATCGTTGCTAATCTGGAGACGGCGGTAGGTACCAGTGGCAACCTGATGGAAGAAAAGAGTTATGCTTTTCAGACAGACCCGGCTTACCTGAAGCTGTTTGAGCCATACAAGGATAAACTGATCTTTACACTGGCCAATAATCATGGAATGGATGGACCGGTAATGGAAACCATTCATGCCCTAGAAAGAGAAGGCTTTCATTTCGTAGGCATTGGAAGAGATAGAAGGGAAGCTTTTGCACCCTATGTAGCTGAAATAAACGGGGTTTCGATGGCTATTTTTGGAGCGTCCCGAGTTATTCCTGTGGCTGAATGGAGAGCAACAGATTCAACTCCTGGTATGGCCACGGTCTATAGTCCGGAACCGCTGGTTGGATATGTAGAAGAGTGGTCAGAAAAAGTGGATTATGTGGTACCCTACCTTCACTGGGGGCAAGAGTTGGAGGAAAAACCGGATAAACATCAGCTGGCGTTAAAGGAAGCTTTGGAAGCCGCCGGTGCCAATATCATTATTGGTAGCCACCCCCATGTCTTACAAGCAATGGAATGGAAGGCTCCCAAATCCTTTACCGCCTATTCTCTGGGGAACTTTGTGTTTACCACCAGTCATACAGCCTTAGCCAACGACACCGTGGCCTTGGAAATGACGTTGACATCAGAAGCGATAGAAGAAGTAAAGGTATATCCGGCAGAAATTCGGTTTGGTTTAGTCCGTTACCTGAAAAAAGAAGAAGAACGAGCCCGTATTTTAGACCGGTTGAACCAGATCAGTCCTAAACTGTTTTTTACTCCGGAAGGGATTGTTGAGAAAAAACAGTAA
- the ade gene encoding adenine deaminase produces the protein MKNLLSKRISVAAGREAADLVLKNARIINVFTSSIQEGDVAIQDGYIAGVGHYEGKEEIDLQGAYLSPGLIDGHVHLESAMVHPAEFAKAVLPRGTTTIIADPHEIANVSGIKGIQFLLEASKSLPMTVKMMLPSCVPATNFENAGAVLNAEDLAPLYQDAAIIGLGEMMDYPGVIQGREDILDKLVGAKDKVIDGHGPEIQHRDLNAYVAAGIRTEHECSTEKEMEDRLQKGMYILIREGSAARNLTTLSKVVNRDNSRRCLFCTDDKHPEDLLQRGHIDNNLRMAVQAGIDPITAIQMASLNAAECYHLRHLGAIAPGYQADLVVFEDLQDFRATKVFQKGCLVASEGKVQTTIPSVSASHLHHTVNLSPVEQKNFRLPISSDTLQVIQLQPHSLVTQKKLRKVNRVDGFFEQDHRLDLLKIAVIERHRRTGNMGLGLVEGFGLKNGAIATTISHDSHNLIVIGDNDPDMALATETLRKVGGGITLCHQGKVLKTLALPIAGLISEEPIDQVHQQLEEMIHLAHDSLSVSRSVDPFMTLSFLALPVIPEIKLTDMGLFDVSQFQFIPLEATD, from the coding sequence ATGAAAAATCTTCTTAGCAAGCGTATTTCCGTTGCGGCTGGAAGAGAAGCCGCTGATTTGGTCTTGAAAAATGCTCGCATCATCAATGTCTTTACGTCCTCTATTCAGGAAGGTGATGTTGCCATCCAGGACGGCTATATTGCCGGTGTCGGTCATTATGAAGGAAAAGAAGAAATAGATCTTCAGGGGGCTTATCTTTCTCCGGGCCTTATTGACGGCCATGTTCATCTGGAATCCGCCATGGTTCATCCGGCTGAATTTGCTAAGGCTGTTCTCCCAAGAGGCACTACTACAATCATCGCTGATCCCCATGAAATTGCCAATGTGTCCGGCATAAAAGGAATACAGTTCTTATTGGAAGCCAGCAAGAGCCTTCCCATGACCGTTAAGATGATGCTGCCTTCCTGCGTTCCTGCAACCAACTTTGAAAACGCAGGTGCTGTTCTGAATGCTGAGGATTTAGCACCTTTGTATCAGGATGCGGCCATTATTGGGTTGGGAGAAATGATGGATTATCCGGGAGTTATTCAGGGAAGGGAAGATATTCTGGATAAACTGGTAGGCGCTAAGGATAAGGTCATTGATGGTCATGGTCCGGAAATACAGCACCGAGACTTAAATGCCTATGTAGCCGCCGGTATCCGGACAGAACATGAATGTTCTACCGAAAAGGAAATGGAAGATCGCTTGCAAAAAGGAATGTATATCCTTATTCGGGAAGGTTCTGCTGCCAGAAATCTAACAACCCTCTCTAAAGTTGTCAACCGGGATAATTCCAGAAGATGCCTTTTTTGCACCGATGACAAGCATCCGGAAGACCTGCTTCAACGTGGGCATATTGACAATAACTTGCGTATGGCTGTTCAAGCCGGCATTGATCCTATTACAGCCATCCAGATGGCAAGTCTTAATGCGGCTGAATGCTACCATCTACGTCATTTAGGAGCCATTGCCCCCGGCTACCAGGCGGATCTGGTTGTGTTTGAAGACTTACAAGATTTTCGGGCAACTAAAGTGTTTCAAAAGGGCTGTCTGGTAGCTTCTGAAGGAAAGGTTCAAACCACTATACCATCCGTCTCTGCTTCTCACCTTCACCATACAGTCAATCTGTCACCGGTGGAGCAAAAGAATTTTCGGCTTCCGATCAGCAGTGACACCCTGCAGGTCATCCAGCTGCAACCTCATAGCTTGGTGACACAGAAAAAGCTGCGTAAAGTCAACAGAGTCGATGGTTTCTTTGAACAGGACCACCGCCTGGATCTTCTAAAAATAGCGGTTATTGAACGACACCGCCGAACGGGAAATATGGGCCTTGGTCTGGTCGAAGGCTTCGGTCTTAAAAACGGAGCTATCGCTACCACCATCAGTCATGATTCTCATAACCTCATTGTTATCGGTGATAATGATCCGGATATGGCACTGGCCACAGAAACCTTGCGGAAGGTTGGTGGAGGCATCACCTTATGCCACCAAGGAAAGGTACTGAAAACCTTAGCATTACCTATCGCCGGCTTGATATCAGAGGAACCCATTGATCAAGTTCATCAACAGTTAGAAGAGATGATCCACCTTGCTCATGATTCCTTATCTGTCAGTCGTTCCGTCGATCCTTTTATGACCTTATCCTTTCTGGCATTGCCTGTTATACCGGAAATAAAGCTAACGGATATGGGGCTCTTTGATGTCAGTCAATTTCAGTTTATTCCTCTCGAAGCCACGGACTAA
- a CDS encoding FAD binding domain-containing protein, whose translation MVNQVYQAHTMEEALDWLDQHKEKAKLIAGGTDLIIKLREGAVMPAVLIDISNMQGINHIEERDQRIILGSTATFTDIQQSRIFQKRLIAIAQAAQSVGSPQIRHRATVGGNICNASPAADLLPPLLAMNAKALLQSKESSRLLPLEELLTGKETTCLLPEEMLKSIEFSSLGKGEGLGFSKLSVRNALAIARISMAVYLHLDDKGNCQDIRIASGALGLTAQREKNVESLIKGQPLDKKMIETASKALEATTLERLSGRKTLPFKRYAVQGVFQEALEQAMELCVRRDIR comes from the coding sequence GTGGTAAATCAAGTGTATCAGGCACACACTATGGAAGAAGCACTAGATTGGCTGGACCAGCATAAAGAAAAAGCAAAACTGATTGCTGGTGGCACAGATTTGATTATTAAGCTCCGGGAAGGTGCTGTGATGCCAGCGGTGCTTATTGATATCAGCAACATGCAAGGCATCAACCATATAGAAGAAAGGGATCAGCGAATTATTCTTGGCAGTACAGCAACTTTCACTGACATTCAGCAGAGCCGTATTTTTCAGAAAAGACTGATAGCCATTGCCCAGGCGGCTCAATCCGTAGGTTCTCCTCAAATAAGGCACCGGGCTACCGTCGGTGGCAATATCTGTAATGCTTCACCGGCGGCTGACCTATTGCCACCCTTACTAGCTATGAATGCCAAGGCACTGCTTCAATCCAAGGAAAGTTCCCGGTTACTGCCCTTAGAAGAATTGCTGACTGGCAAAGAAACCACCTGCTTATTGCCAGAAGAAATGTTGAAATCTATTGAATTTTCATCGCTTGGTAAGGGCGAGGGCCTGGGCTTTAGCAAGCTCTCTGTCCGAAACGCATTGGCTATTGCCAGAATTTCTATGGCTGTATACTTACACTTAGATGACAAGGGAAATTGCCAAGATATCCGCATTGCCAGCGGTGCTTTAGGATTAACAGCTCAGCGTGAAAAAAATGTAGAGTCTCTGATCAAGGGCCAGCCTCTGGATAAAAAAATGATTGAAACCGCTTCTAAAGCCCTGGAAGCTACTACATTAGAACGTTTATCCGGTAGAAAAACCTTGCCATTCAAGCGATATGCTGTGCAGGGTGTTTTTCAGGAAGCATTGGAACAAGCCATGGAACTTTGCGTTAGGAGGGACATTAGATGA
- a CDS encoding xanthine dehydrogenase family protein molybdopterin-binding subunit — MKRIGKGVGCSFYGTGYGNGFPDVSRSIAQLGKKGDVTIFVGATEVGQGAKTILSQMAAEIVKLPLSEIRFICEDTDTTPDSGTAAASRQTYNTGNAVKRTAEKLLAEMKKTAAVHWNFSHPESIQVAAGKLIHPKTKESLCYQEIAWLQGDMPLTVEDDFTATTTAIDPETGQGDPYWPYTFNVYGVQVEVNTRTGKVRVTKAVCAQDVGRAINPQLIEGQMEGGFAMGLGYALMEDVGLEKGRMKNDRYSSYLIPTAMDLPALEKIIVESPESTAPFGAKGIGEPVMLGVAPAILNAIYDAVGVRITQLPVTPDYLLVLLKEKEKKEEKGVRDEKSS; from the coding sequence ATGAAGCGCATCGGAAAAGGTGTCGGATGTTCTTTTTACGGAACGGGTTATGGAAACGGTTTTCCGGACGTTTCCCGTTCCATTGCACAATTAGGAAAAAAAGGGGATGTCACCATTTTTGTGGGTGCCACAGAAGTTGGTCAGGGCGCTAAAACCATTTTAAGTCAAATGGCAGCAGAAATCGTAAAACTTCCCCTTTCAGAGATCCGGTTTATTTGCGAAGATACAGACACCACTCCGGATTCAGGAACCGCTGCGGCCAGCCGGCAAACCTACAACACCGGTAATGCGGTTAAAAGAACCGCCGAAAAGCTACTGGCAGAAATGAAAAAAACCGCTGCTGTTCATTGGAATTTTTCACATCCTGAAAGCATCCAGGTAGCGGCTGGTAAGTTGATTCACCCTAAAACAAAGGAATCTCTCTGCTACCAAGAAATAGCCTGGTTACAAGGCGATATGCCCTTGACAGTGGAAGATGATTTTACGGCTACCACTACGGCCATCGATCCAGAAACAGGTCAGGGAGATCCTTACTGGCCTTATACCTTTAATGTTTACGGTGTTCAGGTAGAAGTGAATACACGAACCGGAAAGGTGCGTGTTACCAAAGCCGTCTGCGCTCAGGATGTGGGACGGGCTATCAATCCTCAGTTAATTGAAGGTCAGATGGAAGGTGGTTTTGCCATGGGGCTTGGCTATGCCTTAATGGAGGATGTTGGTCTGGAAAAAGGAAGAATGAAAAATGACCGTTATTCCAGCTATCTGATCCCTACAGCGATGGACCTTCCCGCCTTGGAAAAAATTATCGTAGAATCTCCGGAATCAACAGCTCCTTTTGGCGCCAAAGGAATTGGAGAACCGGTAATGCTGGGAGTAGCTCCAGCTATTCTGAACGCTATTTATGATGCGGTGGGTGTTCGGATCACCCAACTGCCTGTAACACCGGATTATTTATTGGTTTTATTGAAGGAGAAAGAGAAAAAAGAGGAGAAAGGAGTCCGGGATGAAAAATCTTCTTAG
- a CDS encoding (2Fe-2S)-binding protein — MISITLTVNHQQHTLSVTEEERLLDLLRNQLQLTGTKEGCGEGECGACTVIMDGVIVNSCLVLAFQANGKTIETIEGIGGENGNLHPIQQAFLDSGAVQCGFCTPGMVLAAKVILAENPNPREAEIREGISGNLCRCTGYEKIVEAICMVRDQLKEGGDSDDLAQCGKK; from the coding sequence ATGATATCGATAACTTTAACAGTGAACCATCAACAGCATACTTTATCCGTCACTGAAGAAGAACGTTTGCTTGATCTGCTCCGAAACCAGCTTCAACTTACCGGCACCAAAGAAGGTTGTGGCGAAGGAGAATGTGGCGCCTGTACAGTGATCATGGACGGAGTGATCGTCAATTCCTGTCTGGTACTTGCTTTTCAAGCCAATGGAAAAACCATTGAAACCATCGAAGGAATTGGCGGTGAAAACGGAAACCTTCATCCGATACAACAAGCATTTTTAGACAGTGGTGCTGTTCAATGTGGTTTTTGTACTCCCGGTATGGTACTGGCCGCTAAAGTGATTTTAGCCGAAAACCCTAATCCCCGTGAGGCAGAGATTCGAGAAGGGATATCAGGAAATTTATGCCGCTGTACCGGTTATGAAAAAATTGTTGAAGCCATCTGTATGGTACGAGATCAGCTGAAAGAAGGAGGCGATTCTGATGACCTGGCACAGTGTGGGAAAAAGTGA
- a CDS encoding xanthine dehydrogenase family protein molybdopterin-binding subunit: MTWHSVGKSEIRVDGKSKVTGAALYSEDFQMEGMAFGRTLRSDRPHAYFQLETEKAKRMPGVLKIFTAADVPHNAHGVLLKDHEVFCEKKVRRIGDPLAFLVATTEKEAEAALKAIKVTYQDLPAVFDPEEALQPEAPLIHEKGNLVYHFKLRKGNSETGFSQSHAIVEETYRTPMVDHAFLQPEAGIAYPENQRIVVCAANQYPHFDQLEIAEALQLPAESVKVINPAVGGAFGGREDVTMQIHLALAAQRLQRPVKTVYSRQESFYAHSKRHAMIMRLKTGADEKGHLKALEATIYSDTGAYASWAINVLRKAGVHATGPYVIPHVKIDGYSAYTNNPFAGAMRGFGAAQIPIAHEGQMDALAEKLGISPIEIRLKNAFRPGDHTATGQRLKESVPFVECLQAVSSAMNWEESKQEVAK; the protein is encoded by the coding sequence ATGACCTGGCACAGTGTGGGAAAAAGTGAAATCAGAGTTGACGGCAAATCAAAGGTTACCGGAGCCGCCCTTTATTCCGAAGATTTTCAAATGGAAGGAATGGCTTTTGGCCGTACGCTTCGCTCCGACCGTCCTCATGCCTACTTCCAATTAGAGACAGAAAAAGCCAAAAGGATGCCCGGTGTTCTAAAAATATTCACAGCCGCCGATGTTCCGCATAACGCTCATGGGGTTTTGCTAAAAGATCATGAGGTTTTTTGCGAAAAGAAAGTGCGCCGTATCGGCGATCCCCTAGCCTTTCTAGTGGCAACAACAGAAAAAGAAGCGGAAGCGGCTCTGAAAGCCATTAAGGTTACGTATCAAGACTTACCAGCGGTTTTTGATCCGGAGGAAGCACTGCAACCAGAAGCTCCTCTTATTCATGAAAAAGGTAATTTAGTCTACCACTTTAAACTTCGCAAAGGTAATAGCGAAACCGGATTTTCTCAAAGCCATGCCATTGTCGAGGAAACCTACCGGACACCGATGGTCGATCACGCATTTCTGCAACCGGAGGCTGGTATTGCCTATCCAGAAAATCAACGGATTGTTGTATGTGCCGCTAATCAATACCCTCATTTTGATCAGCTGGAAATTGCCGAAGCTCTCCAATTGCCCGCTGAATCTGTCAAAGTGATTAATCCTGCTGTTGGAGGTGCTTTTGGCGGTCGGGAAGATGTTACCATGCAAATTCATTTAGCCCTTGCTGCCCAAAGATTACAGCGACCGGTTAAAACCGTTTATTCCCGTCAGGAGTCTTTTTACGCCCATAGCAAACGTCATGCCATGATAATGCGATTAAAAACCGGTGCAGATGAAAAGGGTCATCTGAAGGCTTTGGAAGCCACCATTTATTCAGATACCGGAGCTTATGCTTCTTGGGCCATCAATGTCCTTCGAAAAGCTGGCGTCCATGCAACCGGTCCTTATGTAATCCCTCATGTGAAAATCGACGGCTATAGCGCTTATACCAACAATCCTTTTGCCGGAGCCATGCGTGGTTTTGGTGCGGCTCAGATCCCTATTGCTCACGAAGGGCAAATGGATGCCCTAGCTGAAAAATTGGGGATCAGTCCCATAGAAATACGTCTGAAGAACGCTTTTCGACCAGGCGACCATACCGCCACCGGTCAACGATTAAAAGAAAGTGTTCCCTTTGTTGAATGTCTGCAAGCCGTTTCTTCCGCCATGAATTGGGAAGAGTCGAAACAGGAGGTGGCAAAATGA
- a CDS encoding NCS2 family permease, whose translation MSTKESTQNGFLEKRFQLSKHGTNPKTEILAGITTFMTMAYILIVNPLILSDAGMDFGAVFTATALSSVIATLVMAFYANYPFALAPGMGLNAFFAYGIVLGMGYSWQMALTAVFIEGIIFILLTLFNVREAIVKAIPLNLKHAVSVGIGLFIAFIGLKNAGVVVPYESTIITLGDMTAPGSIMALVGLVITGVMLAKGVKGALLIGIFATTLLGVPLGMTEIPSRIITAPPSLSPLLFQFDFSSIFTMDMVIILFTLLFVDMFDTLGTLVGVASKADMLDESGNLPKAKQALFADAIGTTAGACMGTSTVTTYVESASGVAEGGRTGLTALSTAGMFAIALLLSPLFIMIPGAATAPALVLVGLFMMSPINKIDLDDFTESIPAFLTIIMMPLTFSIADGIVFGMVSYTALKIFTGKVKDVSAIMIVLSILFIIKFAL comes from the coding sequence ATGAGTACAAAAGAATCAACGCAAAACGGATTTCTGGAAAAAAGGTTTCAATTATCAAAACATGGCACGAATCCTAAAACCGAGATTTTAGCAGGAATTACTACTTTTATGACAATGGCTTATATCCTTATCGTCAATCCATTAATTCTGTCTGACGCCGGAATGGATTTTGGAGCCGTATTTACAGCGACGGCTTTATCCTCGGTGATTGCAACCCTAGTCATGGCCTTTTATGCAAATTATCCTTTTGCGTTGGCACCAGGCATGGGGCTAAATGCGTTTTTTGCTTACGGTATTGTCCTGGGAATGGGCTATTCCTGGCAAATGGCGTTAACCGCTGTTTTTATTGAGGGAATCATCTTTATTCTGCTTACCTTATTTAATGTGCGCGAAGCCATTGTAAAAGCCATCCCTCTGAACCTGAAGCATGCGGTATCTGTCGGTATTGGTCTTTTCATTGCTTTTATCGGCTTGAAAAATGCAGGCGTCGTGGTTCCTTATGAAAGTACTATTATCACACTGGGAGATATGACAGCCCCCGGTTCCATTATGGCACTGGTTGGTCTGGTTATTACTGGTGTGATGTTGGCAAAAGGCGTTAAAGGCGCTTTGCTGATCGGTATTTTTGCTACGACGCTTTTAGGTGTTCCACTGGGAATGACCGAAATTCCAAGCCGGATCATCACAGCCCCGCCATCTCTTTCTCCATTACTGTTTCAATTTGATTTTTCCAGTATTTTCACCATGGATATGGTCATCATTCTTTTCACTTTACTGTTTGTGGATATGTTTGATACCTTGGGTACCTTGGTAGGAGTTGCCTCGAAAGCTGATATGCTGGACGAAAGCGGTAACCTGCCAAAAGCGAAACAAGCCTTATTTGCCGATGCTATCGGAACAACCGCTGGAGCCTGTATGGGAACCAGTACCGTTACCACTTATGTTGAAAGTGCTTCCGGAGTTGCAGAAGGCGGCCGTACCGGTCTGACCGCTTTATCCACAGCCGGAATGTTTGCCATCGCCCTGTTGCTATCTCCTCTGTTTATTATGATCCCCGGAGCTGCTACAGCACCAGCCTTGGTATTGGTTGGACTCTTTATGATGTCTCCTATCAATAAAATTGACTTGGACGATTTCACAGAATCCATCCCTGCTTTCTTAACCATTATTATGATGCCATTGACTTTTAGTATTGCCGATGGAATCGTATTTGGTATGGTTTCTTACACAGCCCTGAAAATTTTTACCGGTAAGGTAAAGGATGTTTCTGCTATTATGATTGTTTTATCGATCCTCTTCATTATTAAATTTGCATTGTAA
- a CDS encoding 5'-deoxyadenosine deaminase, giving the protein MKPLLIQNATIVTMNDQQEILQGDLLIEDRLIKAIGPGIVANDCDIIDATDMILIPGFIQTHIHLTQSLLRGQADDLELLDWLKKRVWPLEGAHTEESNYLSAKLGIAELIKGGTTSIIDMETVNHTESAFEAIKETKYRAMSGKCMMDYGSGVPSSLMENTEASLKESLRLLKKWHQTENNRIDYAFAPRFVVSCTETLLKEVGKMAKEFDVMIHTHASENRGEIELVQKDRGMRNITYLQSLGLTGEQLVLAHCIWLDEEEMKILADSGTRISHCPSSNMKLASGIAKIPELLEMGAAVSLAADGAPCNNNMDMFREMRHAALIQKARTLSPTVMPASSVFEMATRNGAIAMRKENMLGSLEIGKKADMALIRQDGLHQTPSATMDPVSAIVYSATAADVDTTIIDGDIMMRNRQLTYINEKTLRKEANRVIQKQIERAGVVK; this is encoded by the coding sequence ATGAAACCATTATTAATCCAGAATGCAACCATTGTTACCATGAACGATCAACAAGAAATCCTACAAGGAGATCTGTTGATTGAAGACCGCCTCATTAAAGCCATTGGTCCAGGAATAGTAGCCAATGACTGCGACATCATCGATGCTACGGATATGATTTTGATCCCCGGATTTATTCAAACCCATATTCATTTAACCCAAAGTTTGCTCCGGGGTCAAGCCGATGATCTGGAACTTCTTGATTGGCTTAAAAAGCGAGTCTGGCCCTTAGAAGGTGCCCATACAGAAGAATCTAACTATCTCTCCGCCAAACTTGGCATTGCCGAACTAATTAAAGGTGGCACTACTTCCATTATCGATATGGAAACCGTGAACCATACAGAATCTGCCTTTGAAGCCATCAAGGAAACCAAGTACCGAGCTATGTCTGGTAAATGCATGATGGACTATGGCTCCGGTGTCCCCAGTTCATTGATGGAAAATACAGAGGCCTCACTAAAAGAAAGTTTGCGCCTATTAAAAAAATGGCATCAAACAGAAAACAATCGGATTGACTACGCTTTTGCTCCACGCTTTGTTGTCTCCTGCACGGAAACCTTATTAAAAGAAGTCGGCAAAATGGCAAAAGAATTCGACGTTATGATTCATACCCACGCCTCGGAAAACCGTGGAGAAATTGAATTGGTTCAAAAAGATCGTGGAATGCGAAACATCACTTATTTACAGTCTTTAGGACTTACAGGAGAACAGCTGGTTCTTGCCCATTGTATCTGGCTTGACGAAGAAGAAATGAAAATCTTGGCTGACAGTGGCACCAGAATTTCCCATTGTCCTTCCAGCAATATGAAATTAGCTTCAGGTATTGCTAAGATACCCGAATTGTTAGAAATGGGCGCTGCCGTTTCCTTAGCCGCCGATGGAGCCCCCTGTAATAATAATATGGATATGTTTCGCGAAATGCGCCATGCGGCTTTAATTCAAAAGGCCAGAACCCTTAGTCCGACAGTAATGCCTGCCAGCAGCGTTTTTGAAATGGCTACACGAAATGGAGCGATTGCCATGAGAAAAGAAAACATGCTGGGTAGTTTAGAAATTGGAAAAAAAGCTGATATGGCTCTTATCCGTCAAGATGGACTTCATCAGACTCCCTCCGCTACCATGGATCCAGTATCGGCTATTGTATACTCCGCCACCGCTGCTGATGTGGATACTACCATCATTGATGGAGACATCATGATGAGAAACCGTCAGTTGACATATATTAATGAAAAAACGTTGCGAAAAGAAGCCAACCGGGTTATCCAAAAACAGATTGAAAGGGCCGGAGTTGTGAAATAA